A portion of the Krasilnikovia cinnamomea genome contains these proteins:
- a CDS encoding neprosin family prolyl endopeptidase, which produces MRSGLLAAGLALATTAAIGAVSTLDAAAAPPPPTPAAGPALTPPARLPWGALPRARQGGATTRPAYAPKGRLPSTGAAPPARSAAADPQIHYMYGTGAQTVAVQKAYANFTVAKPTVAQQDFHSLAELAMMSADGRQIVEVGWTVDRDVNSGDLNPHLFVYHWKDGQGTCYNGCGFVPYGGGATAGMTLPVGASKQFGIVHSGGAWWIAYDTDWVGSFPDSLWEGRFTVTGKVKFFGEVAAATQRPCTQMGNGLAANDPNAARIGSASYPDSTEPVKLVVSATGGVYSAVALSDRTFRYGGPGAC; this is translated from the coding sequence ATGCGCAGCGGCCTGCTGGCCGCCGGTCTCGCCCTAGCCACCACCGCCGCCATCGGCGCGGTCTCCACACTGGACGCCGCCGCCGCGCCGCCACCACCGACCCCGGCGGCCGGCCCGGCGCTGACGCCGCCCGCCCGGCTGCCGTGGGGTGCGCTGCCGCGGGCACGCCAGGGCGGTGCCACCACCCGCCCGGCGTACGCGCCCAAGGGCCGCCTGCCCTCGACCGGTGCCGCGCCGCCGGCGCGGTCCGCGGCCGCGGACCCGCAGATCCACTACATGTACGGCACCGGCGCGCAGACCGTGGCGGTGCAGAAGGCGTACGCGAACTTCACCGTGGCGAAGCCGACCGTGGCGCAGCAGGACTTCCACTCGCTGGCCGAACTGGCGATGATGTCCGCGGACGGCCGGCAGATCGTCGAGGTGGGCTGGACGGTCGACCGGGACGTGAACTCCGGCGACCTCAACCCGCACCTGTTCGTCTACCACTGGAAGGACGGCCAGGGGACCTGCTACAACGGCTGCGGGTTCGTGCCGTACGGCGGCGGGGCCACGGCCGGAATGACGCTGCCGGTGGGCGCCTCGAAGCAGTTCGGCATCGTGCACTCCGGCGGTGCGTGGTGGATCGCGTACGACACGGACTGGGTGGGGTCCTTCCCGGACAGTCTGTGGGAGGGGCGGTTCACCGTCACCGGCAAGGTCAAGTTCTTCGGGGAGGTGGCGGCGGCCACCCAGCGGCCGTGCACCCAGATGGGCAACGGGCTGGCGGCGAACGACCCCAACGCGGCACGGATCGGCAGCGCCTCCTACCCGGACTCCACCGAGCCGGTGAAGCTGGTCGTCAGCGCCACGGGCGGCGTATACAGCGCGGTCGCGCTCAGTGACCGTACGTTCCGTTATGGCGGGCCGGGCGCCTGCTGA
- a CDS encoding SRPBCC family protein: protein MPIDTLRHGFAVAAPPETVHAHLADPHSYVGLSPLVVAVRDVRPVRDAQGRDAVGYVAVERFRLGPLRWDNPIAVTLRTAGSALVSTVVSPGRVRLVATVELAPNGTGTRVTETVEVRCPGVLRAFVLRQARAVQLGRATELARRMAHA from the coding sequence ATGCCGATCGATACGTTGCGCCACGGGTTCGCCGTGGCCGCGCCGCCGGAGACGGTGCACGCGCACCTCGCCGACCCGCACAGCTACGTCGGGCTGTCCCCGCTCGTGGTGGCGGTCCGCGACGTGCGGCCGGTCCGGGACGCGCAGGGCCGCGACGCGGTCGGATACGTGGCCGTGGAGCGGTTCCGGTTGGGGCCGCTGCGCTGGGACAACCCGATCGCCGTGACGCTGCGAACGGCAGGATCGGCGCTGGTCAGCACCGTGGTCAGCCCGGGCCGGGTGCGGCTGGTGGCCACCGTGGAGCTGGCGCCGAACGGCACCGGCACGCGGGTCACGGAGACCGTCGAGGTGCGCTGCCCCGGTGTGCTGCGCGCCTTCGTGCTCCGGCAGGCGCGCGCCGTGCAACTGGGCCGCGCCACCGAACTCGCCCGCCGGATGGCCCACGCCTGA
- a CDS encoding glutathione S-transferase C-terminal domain-containing protein has translation MLKLSPASHLASPADTATYGEYPSAPGLDVPPGFRGRITDEGPFTARPFRYHVYGGRFCPGSHRIAIIRELAGLPDIVTMSYVDGARDGRGWAFRERNGPDPVNGFTLLREAYEASEEGFAGQVRVPALWDRLSCRVVSDDARAIGIDLATRFAHLGRPVVETYPAAARDRIEDVDRRLGATVRRGVAVRASAAERTALLEAFELLDARLARSRFLLGRVLTDADIRLWVTLVRYDAGPNAARTINPGLHVYPHLWAYARDLYALPAFRRTTDFAAFTAPDARLPDWNAPTDRAFTPA, from the coding sequence ATGCTGAAGCTGTCACCCGCCAGCCATCTCGCCAGTCCCGCCGACACCGCCACCTACGGCGAGTACCCGTCGGCCCCAGGGCTCGACGTCCCGCCCGGCTTCCGCGGCCGGATCACCGACGAGGGACCCTTCACCGCCCGCCCGTTCCGCTACCACGTGTACGGCGGCCGCTTCTGTCCCGGCTCCCACCGCATCGCGATCATCCGGGAGCTGGCGGGCCTGCCGGACATCGTCACGATGTCGTACGTCGACGGCGCCCGCGACGGCCGCGGCTGGGCGTTCCGGGAACGCAACGGGCCGGATCCGGTCAACGGCTTCACGCTGCTGCGGGAGGCGTACGAGGCGTCCGAGGAGGGCTTCGCCGGTCAGGTCCGGGTGCCCGCGCTGTGGGACCGGCTGAGCTGCCGGGTGGTCAGCGACGACGCCCGCGCCATCGGCATCGACCTCGCCACCCGCTTCGCGCACCTGGGGCGCCCCGTGGTGGAGACGTACCCGGCCGCCGCGCGCGACCGCATCGAGGACGTCGACCGGCGACTGGGCGCGACGGTGCGGCGCGGCGTCGCCGTACGCGCGAGCGCGGCGGAGCGGACCGCGCTACTGGAGGCGTTCGAGCTGCTCGACGCGCGGCTGGCCCGCTCGCGGTTCCTGCTCGGCCGGGTGCTCACCGACGCGGACATCCGGCTGTGGGTGACGCTGGTGCGCTACGACGCCGGGCCGAACGCCGCCCGCACGATCAACCCCGGCCTGCACGTCTACCCCCACCTGTGGGCCTACGCGCGGGACCTGTACGCGCTGCCCGCCTTCCGCCGCACCACGGACTTCGCGGCGTTCACGGCGCCGGACGCGCGGCTGCCCGACTGGAACGCGCCCACGGACCGCGCGTTCACCCCGGCCTGA
- a CDS encoding alpha/beta fold hydrolase, with amino-acid sequence MTTIVGGGPHRVLALHGWFGSARGWGALPDLVDPARFTYAFLDYRGYGERRDTAGDFSIAEISRDALALADELGWDRFSVLGHSMGGSAAQRVLADAPGRVRRLVGISPVPAGGVPFDEQGWTLFSGAADDPGNRRAIIDLTTGNRLSGHWLDTMVEASLAGSTVEAFRAYLPAWARTDFTGEIQGNPVPALAVVGAHDPALGEAAMKPTWLAHYPNARLEVLPDAGHYAMYETPVRLATVLEEFLGD; translated from the coding sequence ATGACGACGATTGTGGGTGGCGGGCCGCACCGGGTGCTGGCCCTGCACGGATGGTTCGGTTCGGCCCGGGGCTGGGGCGCACTGCCGGATCTGGTCGACCCCGCGCGATTCACGTACGCCTTCCTCGACTACCGCGGCTACGGCGAGCGCCGCGACACCGCCGGTGACTTCAGCATCGCCGAGATCAGCCGCGACGCCCTCGCCCTGGCTGACGAACTGGGCTGGGACCGGTTCTCGGTCCTCGGGCACTCGATGGGCGGCAGCGCGGCCCAGCGGGTGCTGGCCGACGCGCCCGGGCGGGTACGGCGGCTGGTGGGGATTAGCCCCGTACCGGCCGGTGGGGTGCCCTTCGACGAGCAGGGCTGGACGCTGTTCAGCGGCGCCGCCGACGATCCCGGCAACCGGCGGGCCATCATCGACCTGACCACGGGCAACCGGCTGTCCGGGCACTGGCTCGACACCATGGTGGAGGCCTCGCTGGCCGGGTCCACGGTGGAGGCGTTCCGGGCGTACCTGCCGGCGTGGGCGCGCACCGACTTCACCGGTGAGATCCAGGGCAACCCGGTGCCCGCGCTGGCGGTCGTCGGCGCGCACGACCCCGCCCTGGGCGAGGCCGCGATGAAGCCGACCTGGCTGGCGCACTACCCGAACGCCCGCCTCGAGGTGCTGCCGGACGCGGGCCACTACGCGATGTACGAGACACCCGTACGGTTGGCCACGGTCCTGGAGGAGTTCCTCGGCGACTGA
- a CDS encoding MBL fold metallo-hydrolase, whose product MAVGVAVVETSSLGDRSYLVHDGDAAVVVDPQRDIDRVLALAGRLGVTITHVAETHLHNDYVSGGLALARLTGADYLVAAAERVAFDRIPVADGDEITISDELRLRVVATPGHTFHHVSYVVLGDGAPVAACTGGSLLYGTTGRTDLLGAEHARTLAAHQHASARKLADQLPAYAALWPTHGFGSFCSASAPDADTSTIGRERDVNPALLLGAEQFVAQLLAGLGEYPAYYAHMGLRNAAGPTPIDLGRPAGAGARELHERVAAGEWVVDLRTRKAFAYRHLAGTLSFGLDGPLATWLGWLLPHGAPLTLLGESAAQVTAAQRELARIGIDRPAAAATGAPEDWAGGHELRLATLATATFADLAAAYPGLGGRVIDVRRRQEWADGHIDGAVHVPLPELADRLAELPDGALWVHCAAGYRAAAAASLLARAGRRVVHVDDTWANAAATGLPLVDQDLRTGPPITAGD is encoded by the coding sequence ATGGCGGTCGGGGTGGCGGTGGTGGAGACGTCCTCGCTGGGGGACCGGAGCTACCTGGTGCACGACGGCGACGCGGCGGTCGTGGTCGACCCGCAGCGCGACATCGACCGTGTGCTGGCCCTGGCCGGACGCCTCGGCGTCACGATCACCCACGTCGCCGAGACCCACCTGCACAACGACTACGTCTCGGGCGGGCTCGCGCTGGCCCGCCTCACCGGCGCGGACTACCTGGTGGCCGCAGCCGAGCGGGTGGCCTTCGACCGCATCCCCGTCGCCGACGGCGACGAGATCACGATCAGCGACGAGCTGCGGCTGCGCGTCGTGGCCACCCCCGGGCACACCTTCCACCACGTGTCCTACGTGGTGCTCGGCGACGGCGCCCCGGTCGCCGCCTGCACCGGCGGCTCGCTGCTGTACGGCACCACCGGCCGCACCGACCTGCTCGGCGCCGAGCACGCCCGCACCCTGGCCGCACACCAGCACGCCTCCGCCCGGAAGCTGGCCGACCAGCTCCCCGCGTACGCCGCGCTCTGGCCCACGCACGGGTTCGGCAGCTTCTGCTCGGCCTCCGCCCCCGACGCGGACACCTCCACGATCGGCCGTGAGCGCGACGTCAACCCCGCGCTGCTGCTGGGCGCCGAGCAGTTCGTCGCGCAACTGCTGGCCGGCCTGGGGGAGTACCCCGCCTACTACGCGCACATGGGGCTGCGCAACGCGGCCGGCCCCACCCCGATCGACCTCGGCCGTCCGGCCGGCGCCGGGGCGCGGGAACTGCACGAACGGGTCGCGGCCGGCGAGTGGGTGGTCGACCTGCGGACCCGCAAGGCGTTCGCGTACCGGCACCTGGCCGGCACGCTGAGCTTCGGCCTCGACGGGCCGCTGGCCACCTGGCTGGGGTGGCTGCTGCCGCACGGCGCCCCGCTGACCCTGCTCGGTGAGTCGGCGGCGCAGGTCACCGCGGCCCAGCGGGAACTCGCCCGGATCGGCATCGACCGGCCCGCCGCCGCGGCCACCGGCGCCCCGGAGGACTGGGCCGGTGGCCACGAGCTGCGCCTCGCGACGCTGGCCACGGCCACCTTCGCCGACCTGGCCGCCGCGTACCCGGGGCTCGGCGGGCGGGTGATCGACGTCCGCCGGCGCCAGGAGTGGGCGGACGGGCACATCGACGGCGCGGTGCACGTACCGTTGCCCGAGCTCGCCGACCGGCTGGCCGAACTGCCCGACGGCGCCCTGTGGGTGCACTGCGCGGCCGGTTACCGGGCCGCCGCCGCGGCGAGCCTGCTGGCCCGAGCCGGGCGCCGCGTCGTGCACGTGGACGACACCTGGGCCAACGCGGCGGCCACGGGCCTGCCCCTGGTAGATCAGGACCTCCGGACGGGTCCACCGATCACCGCAGGTGACTGA
- a CDS encoding glutamate-cysteine ligase family protein — protein sequence MITLTEAAAEEHLAATAFTPAAPGLLGLTVELLLERPGLPQPLVESLAARPRMRHGYLTARSARVLVASGPPSPGIESCAERMAQDLDSARALVTGHGLGVLDTAADATPGAPQAYATAGVRVALEAGTEDAGPGGTARRWQVAQAVAPVLAAAFANSPLRRGRPTGWRSTRLALRHPAGGGVGGARLSGTPGPGAAGSRRSGAAARASDPGADWAAVVLDAPVAGAGSTPPSFRDWLRTGGTAAPTLRDLERHLRTVRPPVAARGHLEIDVADRQPGDGWRVPLAVIAALVDDPGAGDAALAATAPLAGTPGLWSRAARAALTDPALAVAARQCFLAAYAALARHGVARPLRDAVAGYLERYVLRGRCPADDVLDRGEHSIPRL from the coding sequence GTGATCACGCTGACCGAGGCCGCCGCCGAGGAGCACCTCGCCGCGACCGCGTTCACCCCGGCCGCCCCGGGACTGCTCGGCCTCACGGTCGAGCTGCTGCTGGAGCGCCCCGGCCTGCCACAGCCCCTGGTGGAGTCGCTGGCCGCCCGCCCCCGGATGCGCCACGGCTACCTGACCGCCCGCTCGGCCCGCGTCCTGGTGGCCAGCGGCCCGCCCTCCCCCGGCATCGAGAGCTGCGCCGAACGCATGGCCCAGGACCTCGATTCCGCCCGGGCCCTGGTGACCGGCCACGGACTCGGCGTCCTGGACACCGCCGCCGACGCCACACCGGGCGCCCCGCAGGCGTACGCGACCGCCGGGGTGCGGGTGGCGCTGGAGGCCGGCACCGAGGACGCCGGGCCGGGCGGGACCGCCCGCCGCTGGCAGGTGGCGCAGGCGGTCGCCCCGGTCCTGGCCGCGGCGTTCGCCAACTCGCCGCTGCGGCGTGGCCGCCCGACCGGGTGGCGCAGCACCCGCCTGGCCCTGCGGCACCCGGCCGGGGGCGGCGTGGGTGGAGCACGCCTGTCCGGAACACCCGGACCGGGCGCGGCGGGGTCGCGTCGGTCCGGCGCGGCGGCGCGGGCGAGCGATCCCGGCGCGGACTGGGCCGCCGTGGTCCTCGACGCGCCGGTGGCCGGTGCCGGGTCGACGCCGCCGAGCTTCCGGGACTGGCTGCGCACCGGCGGCACGGCGGCACCTACCCTTCGCGACCTTGAGCGCCACCTGCGCACCGTACGGCCGCCGGTGGCCGCCCGGGGGCACCTGGAGATCGACGTGGCCGACCGGCAGCCCGGCGACGGCTGGCGCGTCCCGCTGGCGGTGATCGCCGCGCTGGTCGACGACCCGGGTGCCGGGGACGCGGCCCTCGCCGCCACCGCGCCGCTGGCCGGCACGCCGGGCTTGTGGAGCCGGGCGGCCCGCGCGGCGCTGACCGACCCGGCGCTGGCCGTCGCGGCGCGCCAGTGCTTCCTCGCGGCGTACGCGGCGCTGGCCCGCCACGGCGTCGCCCGGCCGCTGCGCGACGCGGTGGCCGGGTACCTCGAACGGTACGTGCTGCGCGGGCGCTGCCCCGCCGACGACGTGCTGGACCGAGGTGAACATTCCATACCTAGGCTATAG
- a CDS encoding aminotransferase class V-fold PLP-dependent enzyme, which yields MLTVLSPGEVKLPDGRSVEFANLDVAATAPCLTPVAEAVADLLPFYGSVHRGAGALAQRCTREYDQARESVAEYVGCGPDDHVVFTRNTTDALNLLAHALPPGTTVVTFDAEHHANLLPWRHPVRLPAPGTPAEAVAALDAALSRLHGPVLVAVTAAGNVTGELWPVARLAEVAHRHGARLAVDAAQLAPHAPARLPELGADYLAFSGHKLYAPFGAGVLAGRADWLDAAAPYLAGGGASAEVRSDFAVRWHTGPARHEAGTPNLLGAVALATACRVLAGQDHPAERALVTRFRAALAALPHVEELRLFDAAAPRVGIVSFTVLGADPDELSTTLGRGHGIGVRTGLFCAHPLTRRLLAEATARLDPGATPAPAAVRASFGLGTRAEHVDRLVSALAGLPRPA from the coding sequence GTGCTCACTGTCCTCAGTCCCGGCGAGGTCAAACTCCCCGACGGCCGCAGCGTCGAGTTCGCCAACCTCGACGTGGCGGCCACCGCCCCCTGTCTCACCCCGGTCGCCGAGGCCGTCGCGGACCTGCTGCCGTTCTACGGCAGCGTGCACCGTGGCGCCGGAGCCCTCGCCCAGCGCTGCACCCGCGAGTACGACCAGGCCCGCGAGTCCGTCGCCGAGTACGTCGGCTGCGGCCCCGACGACCACGTCGTGTTCACCCGCAACACCACCGACGCGCTCAACCTGCTGGCGCACGCGCTGCCGCCGGGCACGACGGTGGTCACCTTCGACGCCGAGCACCACGCCAACCTGCTGCCGTGGCGCCACCCGGTACGGCTGCCCGCCCCGGGCACACCGGCCGAGGCGGTCGCCGCGCTCGACGCCGCACTGTCCCGGCTGCACGGTCCCGTGCTGGTGGCCGTCACGGCGGCGGGCAACGTCACCGGCGAGCTGTGGCCGGTGGCCCGGCTCGCCGAGGTCGCCCACCGCCACGGCGCCCGGCTGGCGGTCGACGCCGCGCAACTCGCCCCGCACGCCCCCGCCCGCCTGCCCGAGCTGGGCGCCGACTACCTCGCGTTCTCGGGCCACAAGCTGTACGCCCCGTTCGGGGCGGGCGTGCTGGCCGGGCGCGCCGACTGGCTCGACGCCGCCGCGCCCTACCTGGCCGGTGGCGGGGCCAGCGCCGAGGTACGGTCCGACTTCGCGGTGCGCTGGCACACCGGGCCCGCCCGCCACGAGGCCGGCACCCCGAACCTGCTCGGCGCGGTCGCGCTGGCCACCGCATGCCGGGTCCTCGCCGGGCAGGACCACCCGGCGGAGCGGGCACTGGTCACCCGGTTCCGCGCCGCGCTGGCCGCCCTGCCACACGTCGAGGAGCTGCGGCTGTTCGACGCGGCGGCACCGCGCGTCGGGATCGTCTCGTTCACCGTGCTCGGCGCGGACCCCGACGAGCTGTCCACCACCCTCGGCCGCGGACACGGCATCGGCGTACGGACCGGGTTGTTCTGCGCGCACCCGCTGACCCGGCGCCTGCTGGCCGAGGCCACCGCGCGGCTCGACCCGGGCGCCACCCCGGCCCCGGCCGCGGTGCGGGCCAGTTTCGGTCTGGGCACCCGGGCCGAACACGTCGACCGGCTCGTGTCGGCGCTGGCCGGGCTGCCCCGGCCGGCCTGA
- a CDS encoding peptidoglycan-binding domain-containing protein — translation MAGEPELHPHTSSEWVTYLQQLLNHYGVWSGPEDGDYGDELLAAVRGLQQQYQLTPADGVVRADLWALLAGESSSAPTDGGHPDGGHPDGGHPDGGHPDGGPHGDSHTLHGTGAHAEEFPASMMAGGLPAFKYNLPSVPIAEVSFDTGNAAVDMRLSLIGSVTVTFEHAAQGVTTTVNDQTWRLAAQQSLDGITEGIQIQGVGGDRVSFSTTFGNQFEQTEVRFTPPNTMSFLGSCLIGYHVDTEVGQATVRGSVGFQLDVTVTPHPTSEPAPEVQDERGWFEEYAPVILTGTVIALVVVVAIAAAPETGGGSLELIPLAAGAL, via the coding sequence ATGGCGGGCGAACCGGAACTGCATCCCCACACCTCCAGCGAGTGGGTGACCTATCTGCAGCAGCTGCTCAATCACTACGGCGTCTGGTCGGGGCCGGAGGACGGCGACTACGGTGACGAACTGCTCGCCGCGGTTCGCGGCCTGCAGCAGCAGTATCAGCTGACCCCCGCGGACGGGGTGGTCCGTGCCGACCTGTGGGCCCTGCTCGCCGGCGAGTCGAGCTCCGCCCCCACCGACGGCGGCCACCCGGACGGCGGGCACCCCGACGGCGGCCACCCCGACGGCGGCCACCCCGACGGCGGGCCGCACGGCGACAGCCACACCCTGCACGGTACGGGGGCGCACGCCGAGGAGTTCCCGGCGTCGATGATGGCGGGCGGCCTGCCCGCGTTCAAGTACAACCTGCCGAGCGTGCCCATCGCCGAGGTGTCGTTCGACACCGGCAACGCCGCGGTCGACATGCGGCTCTCGCTCATCGGCAGCGTGACCGTCACGTTCGAGCACGCCGCGCAGGGCGTCACCACCACGGTCAACGACCAGACCTGGCGCCTGGCCGCCCAGCAGTCGCTGGACGGCATCACCGAGGGCATCCAGATCCAGGGCGTCGGCGGCGACCGGGTCAGCTTCAGCACGACGTTCGGCAACCAGTTCGAGCAGACCGAGGTGCGGTTCACGCCGCCGAACACGATGTCCTTCCTGGGCAGCTGCCTGATCGGCTACCACGTCGACACCGAGGTCGGACAGGCCACCGTACGCGGCTCGGTCGGCTTCCAGCTCGACGTCACCGTGACACCGCACCCGACGTCCGAGCCCGCCCCGGAGGTCCAGGACGAGCGCGGCTGGTTCGAGGAGTACGCCCCGGTGATCCTGACCGGCACGGTGATCGCGCTGGTGGTGGTCGTGGCGATCGCCGCGGCCCCGGAGACCGGCGGCGGCAGTCTCGAACTGATCCCGCTGGCGGCGGGGGCGCTGTAG
- a CDS encoding redoxin domain-containing protein: MRTQVPGRIGGRGDAAAVRHQFERDAIWSRMVAPGDRLPAVPVVEVDLGPIHLDRMRQTGPVVLVFFHHATSAPCLAALRRYATTLAPALDDLGAHLLAVSPQERGRLESLKFRLGADMFVTSDPRHTLIDALNIGFTSPAAAGVLGTGRTVLPFPAVVVADRRGVVRLVDVSAERTPAATITQAVRTIQGGPSRTGGLSRIR; this comes from the coding sequence ATGAGGACGCAGGTGCCCGGCCGGATCGGTGGTCGTGGTGACGCGGCGGCGGTTCGCCACCAGTTCGAGCGGGACGCCATCTGGAGCCGGATGGTGGCACCGGGCGACCGGCTCCCGGCGGTCCCGGTGGTGGAGGTCGACCTCGGACCGATCCATCTGGACCGGATGCGCCAGACCGGCCCGGTCGTGCTGGTCTTCTTCCACCACGCCACCTCGGCACCGTGCCTGGCCGCGCTGCGCCGGTACGCGACGACCCTGGCGCCCGCCCTGGACGATCTCGGCGCGCACCTGCTGGCGGTCAGCCCGCAGGAGCGGGGCCGGCTGGAATCCCTCAAGTTCCGGCTCGGCGCGGACATGTTCGTGACCTCCGACCCCCGCCACACCCTCATCGACGCGCTGAACATCGGGTTCACCTCGCCCGCCGCGGCCGGCGTGCTGGGCACCGGCCGTACGGTGCTGCCGTTCCCGGCCGTGGTGGTCGCGGACCGCCGGGGCGTGGTCCGCCTCGTCGACGTGTCCGCCGAACGGACCCCGGCGGCGACGATCACCCAGGCGGTTCGGACCATCCAGGGTGGACCGTCACGTACCGGTGGCCTCTCGCGTATCCGGTGA
- a CDS encoding VWA domain-containing protein, with the protein MAVLAVAAGLRFVFPLLAGGGCGEQVRLDVAAAPDIAPAVQAAARDWIRTGADGARCVTVDVRAAESVDVASAVGREQRATFGGWGPGAAGVAVPQVWIADSSTWPVRLRAAVPGFTLAEQGRVAVSPVVFAAPEPVARDLGWSGGDVGYQDLTTQLTSSTTLRAGTVEPSRDAVGLSGLLALDAAAGSAGPRVLGGVLHALAVGRSALRANLVQQFPVADDPATLASGLGLAALSERDVVTYNAGSPSVRLSALYPRPAPATLDFPYLILPGASQGQGTAARALFRALGGATFRDQLGRLGLRGPDGAARGFTAPDGAPKVADPGAGPAPDAAAIVRALAGWSGVVAPARVLAVVDASGSMRAPDGTGRGTRMGAVLRAARDGLTLFSDDWQVGLWRFAGTRPGHQELVPIGPLAANRGAVEDALAGITAQDGDAGLYGTILDAYRTVQDGWQAGRVNSVVVLTDGVSAAGDLALSDLLTRLRSVKDDARPVQVVVVGVGDRVDRALLDQITRTVGGGVFVARDPAQVGDVFLQAISLRVAVAR; encoded by the coding sequence GTGGCCGTGCTGGCTGTCGCCGCCGGGCTACGGTTCGTGTTTCCGCTGCTGGCGGGCGGGGGATGCGGCGAGCAGGTCCGGTTGGACGTGGCGGCCGCACCGGACATCGCCCCGGCGGTCCAGGCCGCGGCGCGCGACTGGATCCGTACGGGGGCGGACGGCGCCCGGTGCGTGACCGTCGACGTGCGCGCGGCCGAGTCGGTCGACGTGGCCTCGGCCGTGGGCCGCGAGCAGCGGGCCACGTTCGGTGGGTGGGGCCCGGGTGCCGCCGGGGTCGCGGTCCCGCAGGTCTGGATCGCGGACTCATCGACCTGGCCGGTGCGGCTGCGCGCCGCGGTGCCCGGCTTCACCCTGGCCGAGCAGGGCCGGGTCGCGGTGAGCCCCGTGGTGTTCGCCGCGCCGGAGCCGGTCGCACGCGACCTCGGCTGGTCCGGTGGCGACGTCGGCTACCAGGACCTGACCACGCAACTGACGTCCAGTACGACCCTGCGCGCCGGCACGGTCGAGCCGTCGCGGGACGCGGTGGGCCTGTCCGGACTGCTCGCCCTCGACGCCGCGGCCGGTTCCGCCGGGCCACGGGTGCTGGGCGGGGTGCTGCACGCCCTGGCCGTCGGCCGTTCGGCGCTGCGCGCCAACCTGGTCCAGCAGTTCCCGGTGGCCGACGACCCGGCCACCCTGGCGAGTGGCCTCGGGCTGGCGGCGCTGTCCGAGCGCGACGTGGTCACCTACAACGCGGGCAGCCCGTCGGTGCGGCTGAGCGCGTTGTATCCGCGGCCCGCACCGGCGACGCTGGACTTTCCGTACCTGATCCTGCCGGGCGCCTCGCAGGGGCAGGGCACGGCGGCCCGCGCGTTGTTCCGGGCGCTGGGTGGCGCGACGTTCCGGGACCAGCTGGGTCGGCTCGGGCTGCGCGGGCCGGACGGTGCGGCGCGCGGCTTCACCGCGCCCGACGGCGCGCCGAAGGTGGCCGATCCCGGGGCCGGTCCCGCCCCGGACGCGGCCGCGATCGTCCGTGCGCTGGCGGGCTGGTCCGGCGTGGTCGCGCCGGCGCGGGTGCTGGCGGTGGTGGACGCGTCCGGCAGCATGCGCGCCCCGGACGGCACCGGCCGGGGCACCCGGATGGGTGCGGTGCTGCGGGCCGCGCGCGACGGCCTCACGCTGTTCAGCGACGACTGGCAGGTCGGGCTGTGGCGGTTCGCCGGCACCCGGCCCGGCCATCAGGAACTGGTGCCGATCGGCCCGCTGGCGGCCAACCGTGGCGCGGTCGAGGACGCTCTGGCGGGCATCACCGCGCAGGACGGCGACGCGGGCCTGTACGGCACGATCCTCGACGCGTACCGGACCGTGCAGGACGGCTGGCAGGCGGGCCGGGTCAACTCCGTCGTGGTGCTGACCGACGGGGTGTCGGCGGCCGGTGACCTGGCACTGTCCGACCTGCTGACCCGGTTGCGGTCGGTCAAGGACGACGCCCGTCCGGTGCAGGTCGTGGTGGTGGGGGTCGGCGACCGGGTGGACCGCGCGTTGCTGGACCAGATCACCCGTACGGTCGGTGGCGGTGTCTTCGTCGCGCGCGACCCGGCACAGGTGGGCGACGTGTTCCTGCAGGCCATCTCGTTGCGGGTGGCGGTCGCCCGCTGA